The DNA sequence ACGGCTCGGAGCTGCTGAACCACAAGGTGTTCCTCTCCGTCGGCCATGACGAGTACTGGTCGGCGAATCAGCGCGCCAATGTCCAGGCGGCCATCAACGCCGGCGTGAACGCGCAGTTCCTCTCCGGCAACGAGATGTACTGGCACACGCGCTACGAGCCGTCGGTGGCCGGGACGCCCACGAACTACCGCACCCTCGTGTCGTACAAGGAGACCTGGTCGAACGCGAAGATCGACCCGACGGCCGAGTGGACGGGCACCTGGCGCGACCCGAGGTTCGCCTCCCAGGCCAACGGCGCGGGGCTTCCGGAGAACGGCGTCAGCGGCACGATGTACGTCTCCAACCTGACCGATCTCCCGATCACGGTCACGGCCGCGCAGGGGAAGACGAGACTGTGGCGCAATACCAGTCTGTCCTCGCTCGCCGCGGGGACGACGGCGGCCCTCGCGCCGCACACGGTGGGCTACGAGTCGGACGAGGACGTCGACAACGGGTTCAGACCGGCCGGCTTGATCGACCTGTCCACGGTGTCGGGGACCGTCCCGTCGTACATGCTGGACTTCGGCAACACCACGGGAACCGCCGTGACCACGCACCACGTGACCCTCTACCGCGCGGCGAGCGGAGCGCTCGTCTTCTCGGCCGGCTCCGTGCAGTGGTCGTGGGGCCTCGACGCCACGCACGACGGTGCGGGCGCGGCCGCCGACCCGCGGATGCAGCAGGCCCAGGTCAACCTGATGGCCGACATGGGCGCCCAGCCGGGTTCCCTGCAGTCCGGCCTGGTGGCGTCGACCGCCAGCACGGACACCACGCCTCCGACCGTGACGATCACCTCGCCGGCCTCCGGCGCCACCATCGCCAACGGGGCGTCGGTCACGGTGACCGGCACAGCCTCCGATGTCGGCGGCGTCGTCGCGGGCGTGGAGGTGTCCACCGACGGCGGGACGAGCTGGCACCCGGCGACCGGGACGACCTCCTGGTCGTACACCTACGTGCAGCACGGACTCGCCACGGCTGCGATCAGCGTCCGGGCGACGGACGACAGCGCCAACACGTCGACGCCGACCTCCCGTCCGGTCACCGTGACGGGACCGGCGTCGATCTTCGGCTCGACCGTGCCGGCGACCCCCGATGCTGGCGACGCGTCGGCCGTCGAGCTCGGGCTGCGGTTCACGCCCCAGCAGAGCGGCTTCATCACCGGGGTGCGGTTCTACAAGAGCTCGGCGAACACCGGAGCGCACACCGGCTCGCTCTGGGACAGCTCAGGCAACCGGCTGGCGAACGTCGCGTTCAGCGGTGAGACGGCCTCCGGCTGGCAGACGGCGAACTTCGTGTCGCCGGTCTCGGTCACGGCAGGGACGACCTATGTGGTGTCGTACTCCGCACCGGCCGGCCACTACTCCGCCCAGACCTACGCGTTCTCGTACCGCGGCCCGACGGACAACGTCTTCTCTGTCGCCGGCGGCTTCGGCGCCGCTCCGGCCGGGGTGTACTCCACGTCGGTCGGCACCTACCCGCAGGCGTCGTACGAGAGCTCCAACTACTTCGTGGACGCCGTCTTCTCGGCGGTCGACAACTCGCCGCTGGTGGCCACCGGTCAGTCGCCGCTGCCCGGGTCGTCCAGCGTGCCCCTGACGACGACGATCGGCGCCGTGATGTCGAAGGCCGTCAACCCGGCGAGCATCGCCTTCACGGTCAAGGACTCCCTCGGGAACACCGTGGCCGGCTCGGTGGGCTACGCCGCCTCCACGAGGACGGCCACCTTCACACCCACGTCGCCGCTGAACGGCTTCGTGAACTACTCCGTGGCGATGACCGCGAAGGACACCTACGGCAACGCCCTGACGTCGGGCGGATCGTGGAGCTTCACGACCGTCAAACCCGACCCGGCGCCCGGCGTCTGCCCGTGCGGCCTGTTCTCCGACTCCACCGTCCCGTCGATCCTGCAGGTGAACGACTCGCCTGTCACGCTCGGCGTGCAGTTCGCCAGCTCGGCGGCCGGCGCGGTCAGCGGCATCCGGTTCTACAAGAACTCCACCAACACCGGCACGCACGTCGGCACCCTCTGGAGCAGCACCGGCCAGCAGCTGGCGACCGGCACCTTCACCGGCGAGTCCACGGCCGGGTGGCAGACACTCACATTCGGCACGCCCGTGAACATCACGGCGAACACGGACTACGTGGTCTCCTACCGCACGACGACCGGCAGCTACTCTGTGACGCCCGGCGTCTTCTCCGGATCCGGAGTGAGCAACCCGCCGCTGGTCGCCGGCAACTCGATGGGCCGGTACACGTACGGGACCGGGTTCCCGAGTTCGTCGTCGACGACCAGCTACCTGGTGGACGTGGTGTTCACCAAGGCGCCCGATCCGGTGGCGGTGGTGTCCGAGTCGCCGGCGAACGGAGCGGTCGAGGTCGACCCGGCGACGGGCGTGTCCGTCACGCTGTCGACCCCCATCGCGGCCGGCTACACGATGGGCCTGACGGCGGGCGGGGCCGCCGTGGCGGGCACGGTCGCGCAGTCGACCGACGGCAAGACGATCACGTTCACCCCGTCGGCCGCCTTGCCGTCCGGAGCAGTGGTGACCGCGACGCTGTCCGGTGTGAAGTCCACCGGAGGGGCGACGCTCGGAACCCAGACCTGGTCGTTCACCGTGAAGGCAGCGGCGGTCACGCAGTACACGCTGCTGGGCAACGAGACGCCTGCCACAGCGGACGCGACCAACGACTCCTCGGCCGTCGAGCTCGGGATGAAGTTCACCCCGTCGCAGAGCGGCACGATCAACGCGATCCGCTTCTTCAAGGGGATCGGCAACGTCGGCACGCACGTCGGATCGATCTGGTCGTCGTCGGGGACCAAGCTGGCCTCGGTGACCTTCACGGGTGAGACATCGGTGGGCTGGCAGACCGCGCAGCTCACGACGCCGCTCTCCGTCACGGCGGGGACCGCCTACGTCGTCTCGTACTTCGCGCCGCAGGGCAACTACGCCTACACCGGAAGCTACTTCGCCCAGCCGAAGACCAACGGCCCGCTCACCGCTCCGGCCGGAGCGAACGGCCTGTACCTCTACGCGGCGGCCGGAGGCTTCCCGACGTACTCGTACGGCTCCACCAACTACTTCGTCGACGTGGTGTTCGCGCCTGCGGCCGGTAGCGGAACGACGACGACGGGCGGCACCGGTGGAACGGGCGGCACCGGCGGAACGGGCGGCACCGGCGGCACCAACCCGGCAGCCGGGGTCTCGATCTTCTCGAGCACCGCGACGCCGGCGAACAGCGCGGTCCAGGACGGCACGCCCGTCCAGCTCGGCGTAAGGTTCACCTCGTCCGCAGCGGGCACGATCACCGGCATCCGCTTCTACAAAGGCGCAGGAGACACGGGCACCCACACCGTCTCCCTCTGGACGGCGGACGGGACGCAGCTCGCGACCGCCGCGTCGACCGGAG is a window from the Leifsonia shinshuensis genome containing:
- a CDS encoding DUF4082 domain-containing protein, which gives rise to MTSQPARADQGCNAAANPIVCENALPGTDPSVWDVSGSGASDIQGFSTDISVNIGGTIGFKINTTAKSYTIQIFRTGYYQGLGARKIADVTPSATLPQTQPACYWDPTVELTDCGNWAQSASWTVPPSAVSGVYIALLHRNDNSDESQITFVVRNDASHSDVLYQTSDPTWQAYNTYGGSDFYQGAANGRAYKISYNRPITTRGLNSGRDFYFSAEYPEVRFLEKNGYNMSYFSGVDTDRYGSELLNHKVFLSVGHDEYWSANQRANVQAAINAGVNAQFLSGNEMYWHTRYEPSVAGTPTNYRTLVSYKETWSNAKIDPTAEWTGTWRDPRFASQANGAGLPENGVSGTMYVSNLTDLPITVTAAQGKTRLWRNTSLSSLAAGTTAALAPHTVGYESDEDVDNGFRPAGLIDLSTVSGTVPSYMLDFGNTTGTAVTTHHVTLYRAASGALVFSAGSVQWSWGLDATHDGAGAAADPRMQQAQVNLMADMGAQPGSLQSGLVASTASTDTTPPTVTITSPASGATIANGASVTVTGTASDVGGVVAGVEVSTDGGTSWHPATGTTSWSYTYVQHGLATAAISVRATDDSANTSTPTSRPVTVTGPASIFGSTVPATPDAGDASAVELGLRFTPQQSGFITGVRFYKSSANTGAHTGSLWDSSGNRLANVAFSGETASGWQTANFVSPVSVTAGTTYVVSYSAPAGHYSAQTYAFSYRGPTDNVFSVAGGFGAAPAGVYSTSVGTYPQASYESSNYFVDAVFSAVDNSPLVATGQSPLPGSSSVPLTTTIGAVMSKAVNPASIAFTVKDSLGNTVAGSVGYAASTRTATFTPTSPLNGFVNYSVAMTAKDTYGNALTSGGSWSFTTVKPDPAPGVCPCGLFSDSTVPSILQVNDSPVTLGVQFASSAAGAVSGIRFYKNSTNTGTHVGTLWSSTGQQLATGTFTGESTAGWQTLTFGTPVNITANTDYVVSYRTTTGSYSVTPGVFSGSGVSNPPLVAGNSMGRYTYGTGFPSSSSTTSYLVDVVFTKAPDPVAVVSESPANGAVEVDPATGVSVTLSTPIAAGYTMGLTAGGAAVAGTVAQSTDGKTITFTPSAALPSGAVVTATLSGVKSTGGATLGTQTWSFTVKAAAVTQYTLLGNETPATADATNDSSAVELGMKFTPSQSGTINAIRFFKGIGNVGTHVGSIWSSSGTKLASVTFTGETSVGWQTAQLTTPLSVTAGTAYVVSYFAPQGNYAYTGSYFAQPKTNGPLTAPAGANGLYLYAAAGGFPTYSYGSTNYFVDVVFAPAAGSGTTTTGGTGGTGGTGGTGGTGGTNPAAGVSIFSSTATPANSAVQDGTPVQLGVRFTSSAAGTITGIRFYKGAGDTGTHTVSLWTADGTQLATAASTGETASGWQDVFFTTPVTITANTEYRASYYTTNATYAADVGTLSSPIVNGPLSTLATGGAYAYSTGFPNNTVSNNYWVDVNFVASQ